A window of the Streptomyces formicae genome harbors these coding sequences:
- a CDS encoding pseudouridine synthase yields the protein MGRRRRAAPPVVPLPQRDGIDPVRVRLPADPDGAWATVGDHLVARYGGALGAERVEAMLRQGRFVAVEGPVAGDEPYGAGRYLWFHRDFAAEQRVPFEIGIVHRDERLVVADKPHFLATTPRGRHITETALARLRRELGLPELQPAHRLDRLTAGLALFVVRPRDRGAYQTLFRDRRVRKEYEAVAPYDPETALPVTVRSRIEKERGVHAAREVAGEPNSESRIELLEHRAGLGRYRLLPATGRTHQLRVHMNGLGLPILNDPVYPVVREDGPEDFARPLQLLARALEFTDPLTGRECRFESRLGLSAWPP from the coding sequence GTGGGACGCAGACGACGGGCGGCGCCGCCCGTGGTGCCGCTGCCGCAGCGTGACGGGATCGACCCCGTGCGCGTACGGCTGCCGGCCGATCCGGACGGGGCCTGGGCGACCGTAGGGGACCACCTCGTGGCGCGGTACGGCGGCGCGCTCGGGGCGGAGCGGGTGGAGGCCATGCTGCGGCAGGGCCGGTTCGTCGCGGTCGAGGGCCCCGTGGCCGGGGACGAGCCGTACGGCGCGGGGCGGTACCTGTGGTTCCACCGGGATTTCGCCGCCGAGCAGCGCGTGCCGTTCGAGATCGGGATCGTCCACCGGGACGAGCGCCTGGTGGTCGCCGACAAGCCGCACTTCCTCGCCACGACGCCGCGCGGCCGGCACATCACCGAGACCGCGCTGGCGCGGCTCCGCCGCGAACTGGGGCTGCCTGAGCTCCAGCCCGCGCACCGCCTGGACCGGCTGACGGCGGGGCTCGCGCTGTTCGTCGTACGGCCGCGGGACCGTGGCGCGTACCAGACGCTGTTCCGGGACCGGCGGGTGCGCAAGGAGTACGAGGCGGTGGCGCCGTACGATCCGGAGACCGCGCTTCCGGTGACCGTGCGGAGCCGCATCGAGAAGGAGCGCGGTGTCCACGCGGCCCGCGAGGTGGCGGGCGAGCCGAACAGCGAGAGCCGGATCGAGCTGCTGGAGCATCGCGCGGGCCTCGGCCGGTACCGGCTGCTGCCGGCGACCGGCCGGACCCATCAGCTGCGGGTGCACATGAACGGCCTCGGACTGCCCATCCTGAACGATCCGGTGTACCCGGTGGTGCGGGAGGACGGCCCCGAGGACTTCGCGCGGCCGTTGCAGTTGCTCGCGCGGGCCCTGGAGTTCACGGATCCGCTCACCGGGCGGGAGTGCCGCTTCGAGAGCCGGCTGGGCCTCTCCGCCTGGCCACCATGA
- a CDS encoding S-(hydroxymethyl)mycothiol dehydrogenase: protein MAQQVQGVVAPGRNEPVQVVEITVPDPGPGEAVVGIQACGVCHTDLHYKQGGISDDFPFLLGHEAAGVVESVGDGVTDVAPGDFVILNWRAVCGRCRACLRGRPWYCFDTHNARRKMTLAGTGTELSPALGIGAFAEKTLVAAGQCTKVDPAVSPAVAGLLGCGVMAGIGAAVNTGNVGRGDTVAVIGCGGVGDAAIVGSRLAGAARIIAVDIDDRKLETARSMGATHTVNSRTTDPVEAVRELTGGFGADVVIEAVGRPETYKQAFYARDLAGTVVLVGVPTPEMTLDIPLLDVFGRGGALKSSWYGDCLPSRDFPMLIDLHQQGRIDLGAFVTETIGLGDIEKAFARMHEGDVLRSVVLL, encoded by the coding sequence ATGGCGCAGCAGGTCCAGGGGGTCGTCGCCCCCGGCAGGAACGAGCCCGTCCAGGTGGTGGAGATCACCGTCCCCGATCCGGGACCCGGCGAAGCCGTGGTCGGGATCCAGGCGTGCGGGGTCTGCCACACCGACCTCCACTACAAACAGGGCGGCATCAGCGACGACTTCCCCTTCCTGCTCGGCCACGAGGCCGCCGGCGTGGTGGAGTCCGTCGGGGACGGCGTCACCGATGTCGCCCCCGGCGACTTCGTGATCCTCAACTGGAGGGCCGTGTGCGGCCGCTGCCGGGCCTGTCTGCGCGGCAGGCCCTGGTACTGCTTCGACACGCACAACGCCCGCCGGAAGATGACCCTGGCGGGGACGGGCACCGAGCTCTCCCCGGCCCTCGGCATCGGCGCCTTCGCCGAGAAGACCCTCGTCGCCGCGGGCCAGTGCACCAAGGTCGACCCGGCCGTCTCCCCGGCCGTGGCGGGACTGCTGGGCTGCGGGGTGATGGCCGGCATCGGGGCCGCCGTCAACACCGGCAACGTCGGCCGCGGCGACACCGTCGCCGTCATCGGCTGCGGCGGCGTCGGCGACGCCGCGATCGTCGGCTCCCGCCTCGCCGGAGCCGCCCGGATCATCGCCGTCGACATCGACGACCGCAAGCTGGAGACGGCCAGATCCATGGGTGCCACCCACACCGTGAACTCCCGCACCACCGACCCCGTCGAGGCCGTCCGCGAGCTCACCGGCGGCTTCGGCGCGGACGTCGTCATCGAGGCCGTAGGCCGCCCCGAGACGTACAAGCAGGCGTTCTACGCCCGCGATCTGGCGGGCACCGTCGTCCTCGTCGGTGTGCCGACACCCGAGATGACGCTCGACATCCCGCTCCTCGACGTCTTCGGCCGCGGCGGCGCGCTCAAGTCCTCCTGGTACGGCGACTGTCTGCCGTCCCGCGACTTCCCCATGCTCATCGACCTCCACCAGCAGGGCCGTATCGACCTCGGAGCCTTCGTCACCGAGACGATCGGCCTCGGCGACATCGAGAAGGCCTTCGCCCGCATGCACGAGGGCGACGTCCTGCGCTCCGTCGTCCTGCTGTGA
- a CDS encoding M20/M25/M40 family metallo-hydrolase, giving the protein MSESNTGRTISGEDEVVDLCRELIRIDTSNYGDHSGPGERAAAEYVAEKLAEVGLEPRIIESHKGRASTVARIEGEDPSRPALLIHGHTDVVPANADDWTHHPFSGEIADGCVWGRGAVDMKDMDAMTLAVVRDRLRSGRKPPRDVVLAFLADEEAGGTYGARYLVDKHPDLFDGVTEAIGEVGGFSFTVNENLRLYLIETAQKGMHWMRLTVEGTAGHGSMTNNDNAITELCEAVGRLGRHTWPVRVTKTVRSFLDELSDALGTPLDPEDMEATLAKLGGIAKMIGATLRNSAAPTMLGAGYKVNVIPGQATAHVDGRFLPGYEEEFLADLDRLLGPRVKREDVHADKALETSFDGDLVDAMQSALKAEDPIARAVPYMLSGGTDAKSFDDLGIRCFGFAPLRLPPELDFAGMFHGVDERVPVDGLKFGVRVLDRFLDAS; this is encoded by the coding sequence GTGAGCGAGTCGAACACGGGCCGGACGATCTCCGGTGAGGACGAGGTCGTCGACCTCTGTCGTGAGCTGATCCGGATCGACACCAGCAACTACGGCGACCACTCGGGCCCGGGGGAGCGGGCCGCCGCCGAGTACGTGGCGGAGAAGCTCGCCGAGGTCGGCCTGGAACCGAGGATCATCGAGTCGCACAAGGGCCGCGCCTCCACGGTGGCGCGGATCGAGGGCGAGGACCCCTCCCGCCCCGCGCTGCTCATCCACGGCCACACCGACGTCGTGCCGGCCAACGCGGACGACTGGACCCACCACCCCTTCTCCGGCGAGATCGCCGACGGCTGCGTCTGGGGCCGGGGCGCGGTGGACATGAAGGACATGGACGCGATGACGCTCGCGGTCGTACGGGACCGGCTGCGCAGCGGCCGCAAGCCTCCCCGGGACGTCGTGCTGGCGTTCCTCGCGGACGAGGAGGCGGGCGGCACGTACGGCGCCAGGTATCTCGTCGACAAGCACCCGGACCTCTTCGACGGCGTCACCGAGGCGATCGGCGAGGTCGGCGGCTTCTCCTTCACCGTGAACGAGAACCTGCGGCTGTATCTGATCGAGACGGCCCAGAAGGGCATGCACTGGATGCGCCTCACCGTCGAGGGCACCGCCGGTCACGGCTCGATGACCAACAACGACAACGCGATCACCGAGCTCTGCGAGGCCGTCGGCCGGCTCGGCCGCCACACCTGGCCGGTGCGGGTCACCAAGACCGTGCGGTCCTTCCTGGACGAGCTGTCGGACGCGCTGGGCACCCCGCTCGACCCCGAGGACATGGAGGCGACGCTCGCCAAGCTCGGCGGCATCGCCAAGATGATCGGCGCCACGCTGCGCAACTCCGCCGCCCCGACCATGCTCGGCGCCGGCTACAAGGTGAACGTGATCCCGGGGCAGGCCACCGCCCATGTCGACGGACGCTTCCTGCCGGGATACGAGGAGGAGTTCCTGGCCGATCTCGACCGGCTGCTCGGGCCGCGGGTGAAGCGCGAGGACGTGCACGCCGACAAGGCGCTGGAGACGAGCTTCGACGGTGACCTCGTGGACGCGATGCAGTCGGCGCTCAAGGCCGAGGACCCGATCGCGCGGGCCGTCCCGTACATGCTCTCCGGCGGCACCGACGCCAAGTCCTTCGACGACCTCGGCATCCGCTGCTTCGGCTTCGCGCCGCTGCGGCTGCCGCCCGAGCTGGACTTCGCGGGAATGTTCCACGGCGTGGACGAGCGGGTGCCGGTGGACGGTCTGAAGTTCGGCGTGCGAGTGCTGGACCGATTCCTGGACGCGAGCTGA